The following nucleotide sequence is from Anopheles stephensi strain Indian chromosome 3, UCI_ANSTEP_V1.0, whole genome shotgun sequence.
GCTGTGCTCGACAGTGCCAAAATCTCGCGGGCGTACCTGACGCGTACGGATCAGAAAAATTGTGGCGAAGAGGTGATAAAGGTCAGTAAAGGCGTGTACAAAACGTCCGTCGTGAAGGGTTGAAGTGTCCTGCAGATGTGCTCGGGAGAAGCATTTCAACGCAACGGTGTCGTGATTCGTGTAGTATTAAAGCAGCTATAAAGTTTAAGTAAATATATTTGCTAAGGAACATCCATATGAAACACGTGCTTGATTACGGattgaatttttgtttgagAAACTGCGCTTGAcaattcaaatttcaaacgGTGCCCATGCAGCAGAAGCTCCTCCGAGCCAACGTCAAATGTGACAGTTTGACAGCtaattgttatttatttatgttttgcatTGCGTCGGGGTGCGTTGCTCACCGAAAATAAACGGAGGGTCGTGTTTTAGTTTTCTTTAGTCACGCCACCCCACATTCCAAGAGCCGGGAATTTTCACCGGGTAAATATGGACCCGACCGATTATCGTGCCCTGCACGAAAGCCAGATGGAAAACAACAACGGCACGACAGCACTGAACGTGTTCCTGCACATTGCACCGCCCGTGTTCAGCGTGTTTCACACCGTGCAGCTGATCGCGGTGGCCAGCATAACACACATACCTCTACGATTTTTGCTCGAGTTTTTCCTCATCGTACTGCCGTTCGTGCTGCTCGTAACCGTACTGCACCGGTTAGCCCTTAACATAACGCTTACGCTCCTCATCCTGTCCGCGATATCGGCCGTCCATCAGATCCGGCACCGATTGCACCTGATGCCGTTCGTACAGGTGCCGGGAAAATCGCCCCAATTCCTTACCTGTGTCCGTGCGCTGGTAAACCTTACGACGGCCGTCTGCATACTGGCGGTCGATTTCCACTGCTTTCCACGCGAGCTTGCCAAAACGGAAACGTTCGGCTACGGGCTGATGGACATCGGCGTAGGACTGTACGTGTTCAGCAACGGTATCGTGTACCGGGTACGACCCACCGACGAACGACGACTAAATGCAGCCCGTGTGTGGAAGGTTCTTTCCGGAACGGCACCTCTACTACTACTCGGGTTTGCCCGCTTTTTCCTCACCAGCGAGCTAGACTACCAGCTGCACGTGTCCGAGTACGGGGTGCACTGGAACTTTTTCATCACCCTCGCGGTTGTAAAGTTTGCCGGCACGCTCATCATGGACCTTGTGCACGATCCGGAAGTGATCAAGTTCGTTGCCATTACGCTGCTCTGCTGTCACGAGATGATGCTCCATCTCGGCGTGTCCCGGTACGTGCTCAGCCAAGAAACACAGCGCACAACGTTCTTCTCCGCCAACCGGGAAGGGATCGTATCCCTGCCCGGCTACCTA
It contains:
- the LOC118512976 gene encoding uncharacterized protein At4g17910-like, giving the protein MDPTDYRALHESQMENNNGTTALNVFLHIAPPVFSVFHTVQLIAVASITHIPLRFLLEFFLIVLPFVLLVTVLHRLALNITLTLLILSAISAVHQIRHRLHLMPFVQVPGKSPQFLTCVRALVNLTTAVCILAVDFHCFPRELAKTETFGYGLMDIGVGLYVFSNGIVYRVRPTDERRLNAARVWKVLSGTAPLLLLGFARFFLTSELDYQLHVSEYGVHWNFFITLAVVKFAGTLIMDLVHDPEVIKFVAITLLCCHEMMLHLGVSRYVLSQETQRTTFFSANREGIVSLPGYLALFLASVYIGWVVRPTEEITLAKKFLRRAGKIAIIAVVCWKMIYVCEDMFGISRRLANMGYCFWILAIGTSVTALFMFFELFVYFVRFEEPKSPDQIMKTDDFCIPYVPLVLQAINANGLFFFLFANLLTGLVNLVFQTFLLGSAAALTIIAYYMFMLCVAVCFLYVNNVKLKIW